From one Candidatus Obscuribacterales bacterium genomic stretch:
- a CDS encoding N-acetylmuramoyl-L-alanine amidase — RPTPQPTPTPTPSATLPVPTSRSLVVIDPGHGGRDPGAVGIDGLREKDVVLPISLQVASLLEQQGVQTQMTRSDDRELDLAPRVASAERANADLFVSIHANALSMSRPDVNGIETFYYSSGRSLAQSIQSNLISTTGMRDRGVKQARFYVLTQTTMPSVLVEVGFVTGSEDASRLRDSAFQTQIAEAIARGILEQL, encoded by the coding sequence CGCGCCCCACCCCTCAACCCACCCCCACCCCCACGCCCTCTGCCACCCTACCAGTACCCACGTCACGATCGCTGGTGGTGATTGATCCAGGGCATGGCGGTCGTGATCCAGGAGCTGTAGGCATTGACGGACTACGGGAAAAAGATGTGGTGCTGCCCATTTCGCTGCAAGTTGCCAGCCTTTTAGAGCAGCAGGGTGTGCAAACCCAAATGACCCGCAGCGACGATCGCGAACTAGACTTAGCCCCCCGCGTCGCTAGCGCCGAGCGGGCCAATGCCGATCTTTTTGTCAGTATTCATGCCAATGCCTTGAGCATGAGTCGCCCTGATGTCAACGGCATCGAGACCTTCTACTACTCCAGTGGGCGATCGCTAGCCCAATCGATTCAGTCCAACCTCATTTCCACCACGGGAATGCGCGATCGCGGCGTTAAGCAAGCGCGGTTCTATGTGCTTACCCAAACCACCATGCCATCGGTTTTGGTGGAAGTGGGGTTTGTCACCGGTTCTGAAGATGCATCTCGTCTCCGGGATAGTGCTTTTCAAACCCAAATTGCTGAGGCGATCGCTCGGGGAATTTTAGAGCAGCTTTAG
- a CDS encoding NAD(P)H-quinone oxidoreductase subunit M, with protein sequence MLLKSTTRHIRIFSAMVDGKDLNPSADTLTLDIDPDNELNWTDAAIQAVQQKFQALVDASEGQDLTDYNLRRIGSDLEHFVRSLLQAGDISYNLQSRARNYSLGLPQVVDKATS encoded by the coding sequence ATGCTACTGAAATCCACGACTCGCCATATCCGTATTTTTAGCGCCATGGTTGATGGCAAAGACCTCAATCCTAGTGCCGATACATTAACCCTGGATATTGATCCCGATAACGAACTGAACTGGACAGATGCCGCGATCCAAGCCGTTCAGCAAAAGTTTCAGGCATTGGTAGACGCCAGCGAAGGTCAAGATTTAACCGACTACAACCTGCGGCGCATTGGTTCAGATCTAGAACATTTTGTGCGATCGCTTCTCCAAGCCGGCGATATTTCCTACAACCTGCAAAGCCGCGCCCGGAACTATAGCCTTGGGCTCCCCCAAGTGGTGGACAAAGCAACTAGCTAA